A DNA window from Argiope bruennichi chromosome X2, qqArgBrue1.1, whole genome shotgun sequence contains the following coding sequences:
- the LOC129959788 gene encoding uncharacterized protein LOC129959788, translating to MSDFNNVPLLGMDINKTVELIENEGSTVSSASVVKRKAPKMRRRRRYVYSKPKKKKKKKDICENLKDTVSFPTVGLICESKDKGNHSDCSSDTIIDDLNEDLYKAEVNIKKEFPDSLLEDEHFPPPELGRLLISDGMLLSETKQSGTRRQKGARSKSRARNNKSKGSRSKKIQPEIINKIDNPLLSIKYELKEASEPPTLPVKESANIISEKMVAFPRDFQNTTNLFSASFDVAVPESKKRKPQTARRGKKKQNSYDRNIIQQPKNNILASDDYPVEYGSNLLIDESSFLPSN from the exons ATGTCAGATTTTAATAATGTGCCACTTCTAGGAATGGATATTAATAAAACAGTAGAATTGATTGAAAATGAAGGTTCGACTGTTTCTTCGGCTAGTGTAGTAAAAAGGAAGGCTCCTAAAATGCGAAGAAGACGACGATATGTTTATTCAAAAcccaaaaagaagaagaaaaagaaagatatatgtgaaaatttaaaagatacagTGAGTTTCCCCACTGTTGGACTAATTTGTGAAAGTAAGGATAAAGGTAATCATTCTGATTGCTCTTCAGATACTATCATTGATGATCTTAATGAAGATTTATATAAAGCTGaggtaaatattaaaaaggaatttcctGATAGTTTGCTGGAAGATGAACATTTTCCACCACCTGAATTAGGGAGATTATTAATCAGTGATGGTATGCTTttaagtgaaacaaaacaaagtgGAACAAGACGACAAAAAGGTGCAAGAAGTAAAAGTCGGGCTAGAAATAACAAATCTAAAGGCAGTCGATCCAAGAAGATACAgccagaaattataaataaaattgataatcctttattatctattaaatatGAACTGAAAGAGGCATCTGAGCCGCCTACTCTTCCAGTTAAAGAATcagcaaatattatttctgagaaAATGGTAGCATTTCCTAGAGATTTccaaaatacaacaaatttattttcagcatcATTTGATGTAGCTGTGCCTGAAAGTAAGAAAAGGAAACCCCAAACCGCAAGAAGgggaaagaaaaagcaaaattcttatgatagaaatattatacaacaacctaaaaacaatattttagctTCTGATGACTATCCTGTTGAATATGgaagtaatttattaattgatgagTCC TCTTTCTTGCCATCCAACTAA
- the LOC129960754 gene encoding uncharacterized protein LOC129960754, whose amino-acid sequence MENKQNFRRKRASPNKNPPLLSIKYELEEPSALPVKESANISGKMAALPGDFQNTTNLFSASFDVAVPESKKRKPQTARRGKKKQNSYDRNIIQQPKNNILASDDYPVEYGSNLLIDESVMNNKGIPFFSNVFESSVTEMSKAKMVTAKKRSPAKRTRNNRTSVVSDISNNDVCSFLTPPFSNALEQNCLSCHPANISLMENKQNFKGKRASPNKKYTSKRNLKSLDSLNANDNMNACSFPPDKKKKGSYPRKRTAKKSIGNIQKELDIVERQCSIKSGLVTSVKKELSDTFDYNDVLKHKKSNIKEIVYFDDGTGKFIPLINDVDALESSSMNITRTYVSMIFEEETSVVDEDTECFKIPSKISMNNSDANLKNTSNNSSSNAIFQPRLQPDNLVQNILDKGICESECLLQLNTSHTIDSNIPNIKKEPQDFSNSSVEMCSVDKMSSESLASDSLGSNTATQRAIQSESSSIHTSLNSDSSGANVEKLAIPVIIKKEPIDFQENENLNKSVSKSESFCQLNASHTIDLNIPNIKKEPEHFSNNYVEMCSVGKMSSESVNRSKTVECSESLASDLLSSNTATQKTFQSDSSNIHTSQNSDKSDVKANKNTASNFKKLEPGGLKTNSSAILRDIYRNINKLQKKDKALESINELAKTYVNDCHSESSVLNSDIIELSSDDDNSKTHDVAIPQFRTSVLGCGPELSESNSRSNRQVSAIKSESIQGKNYDLPSRTSESIQDKTCELPSVILSYNQIKKEPGVPPDMVNKRKKRKTSTLKVQTFPKTYDIIELSSDDDNSKTYDVAIPQFRTSVLGCGPELSESNSRSNRQVSAIKSEFIQGKNYDLPSRTSESIQDKTCELPSVILSYNQIKKEPGVLPDMVNKRKKRKTSTLKVQTFPKTYDIIELSSDDDNSKTYDVAIPQFRTSVLGCGPELSESNSRNNRQVSAIKSESIQGKNYDLPSRTSESIQDKTCELPSVILSYNQIKKEPGVLPDMVNKRKNSSTHKVQTFPKTHDIIELSSDDDNSKTYDVAIPQFRTSVLGCGPELSESNSRSNRQVSAIKSESIQGKNYDLPSRTSESIQDKTCELPSVILSYNQIKKEPGVLPDMVNKRKKRKTSTLKVQTFPKTYDIIELSSDDDNSKTYDVAIPQFRTSVLGCGPELSESNSRSNRQVSAIKSESIQDKTCELPSVILSYNQIKKEPGVLPDRVKKRKNSSTLKVQTFPKTHDIIELSSDDDNSKTYDVAIPQFRTSVLGCGPELSESNSRSNRQVSAIKSESIQGKNYDLSSRTSESIQDKTCELPSVILSYNQIKKEPGVLPDRVKKRKNSSTLKVQTFPKTHDIIELSSDDDNSKTYDVAIPQFRTSVLGCGPELSESNSRSNRQVSAIKSESIQGKNYDLPSRTSESIQDKTCELPSVILSYNQIKKEPGVLPDMVNKRKNSSTLEVQTFHYQGNERNSSGGNLKEVCLSNERETSFSVLNVDKRPKIENSQRTSSSRNESTFVETRPLPTACRANATFKSQGMAGAVKSFVSSITSVSTKKTVKNSSESKSNSSNSNSLHLRSKINNDLEDDLTITTDDSFKNLLDLNTSEFTDKKSLKEYKKCANTHIDSSKTLENQKNLNLIEVKPEVTAEHNISSDEISFIVSEQDDISNQTSVYDTSSNSRSVAPNNIAASFQCSSPINLSSPVHEIMENSVDISDSISLKESDLLANFKKNNLKFCKHPYPGNIPFYKRKPYTGCYFRYDKEISNITVEDIGKKLKEAENQAPEDPADGRKLDFNSLIPEEVECYYRVLTAEPSKTLISKYLQKSTVSARNCNYLDEVICLSSPRTEDNASSVSETPKKVFADTASARNCNSVDDVLCIFSSPSIENSASSVFEVSAKVSADKSVDQDANESLETNKTFITSLSEQDKELGSTFTNDVIFQKGTINSLSKNVKNSQQLKPLCNNANVPGVSEINNKLQIDSHENITKGPESISEISSAAEQINLLPSVSAVKVSTCTNIFPSNNSKQSNKIDSSNEMPEGTLSKIDDSMLDNEKSDLSTSMQKILNANLPCEVLSSDMTPNNKLVSLIDKADSFISPTSEVESFVSKSNYHSENINDESLKEIPCDSNNPVLPMKHCSVINSIHEQSFTEFNVVHSVQQTSSNLNNLTSQLSKSFSDNPEHLLIPGISENATSESSINTQIEEQSSRQLSLQVNELCHSEKDDNSQTTPSVSNTVNDSLLRKLNLHTSELRKILETVNIHPSPECSKPNLLNFKETYQYDHTRHSYVSPQHVVDYGHGISMSRGEEYFYYDREPLIKIPIVHDYGHKSVKDLDIDNLDTTNKETVSTTIKARHEVSGNTPICSKSDLTPENNKDNFNKNSELPVQSSYEQQPRESEQKDEMKESATQDQDVPNVKPKYITRFQRVMARVSSKKSSKAEPNNLLTDCFPLKSSKKRPCIRKPMALVPPSNQKSTKNPPKRKKIVHLDNNPLSLTDSKNNKKTKKCKKNKSTSRSKKSTKSPPRNKSISDLSTLFRPDKIVKAEAKEESSSKSNSVKTNESHGRRVYGRVTNRGSFLTQSSINQPPKPIGKRGINMRKITKVLPDELHSMIHSPKIDIFPTSKNIPTCSDKLFKSVNRIGGSTSFIASASKTTVSTKTNFNSSSSVFKSLLPNPIMRPPHKDPRTLKSVSPDITCQSLNDSSNFLISPNVPTIFPNVPSKKSYLPCNSPLLPNPEIRPESPLISRRTLLPTPQIGFNKTVTDNEGWFTSIHAHAQNYSNPYRSIPVRDFESGVSLTTDSPSAFGSSNNFNVQPSSLTEQSSPSIAGDVHISNRSAHHRHSRTRQTKCVCLPPKSLKASIGNAVFDTADVLLLILEWNVDWLVQQQKNHDPPPISTYIKKVVNTYEDFDEYYNTYLPLMLLETWQRIYMSWTSLNQAASPYFCEVTSYSIECNCIKVQCQAIFKSSDAERGLVPEEGNIIMVKFGTKEKGGIKIFGYIRDVKIVPFDSSMSASFKYLKYSSGESLQMLLLTFSGAYSSDDFDTNQLIRIQILYNIKSTLKQNEALLNLKNSPLYKNILNPLTDGLRIVTLKIRNTDPVKDNASQCVRDIVKGILSPHPLPLLTVAKTLLSFDHYLILPSLIEMMKNSYRTKVLLCTRTSKALTDIGITLCGTSIKFVVLGKKSDIHQKLRKYLLEEVANKKLSKESSEDALINEDTRNSLLVNIKLDILKNCDVILSLIRNCHNELVAEAYADGDSIARMCCIIDEAGACTEPEILIPLLYGISKLILIGDTDVPAKVCSKAAANFGYNRSLFHRAYELDLAYE is encoded by the coding sequence atggaaaataaacagaattttagaaGGAAAAGGGCAAGTCCAAATAAAAATCCTCCtttattatctattaaatatGAACTGGAAGAGCCATCTGCTCTTCCAGTTAAAGAATCAgcaaatatttctggaaaaatgGCAGCACTTCCTGGAGATTTccaaaatacaacaaatttattttcagcatcATTTGATGTAGCTGTGCCTGAAAGTAAGAAAAGGAAACCCCAAACCGCAAGAAGgggaaagaaaaagcaaaattcttatgatagaaatattatacaacaacctaaaaacaatattttagctTCTGATGACTATCCTGTTGAATATGgaagtaatttattaattgatgagTCCGTAATGAATAATAAAGGAATTCCTTTTTTctcaaatgtttttgaaagttcTGTGACTGAAATGTCAAAGGCGAAAATGGTGACTGCCAAAAAAAGAAGTCCAGCAAAAAGAACTAGAAATAATCGAACTTCTGTAGtttcagatatttcaaataatgatgtGTGCAGTTTTCTTACGCCTCCTTTTTCTAATGCTTTGGAACAAAATTGTCTGTCTTGCCATCCAGCTAATATTTCATTGatggaaaataaacagaattttaaaggGAAAAGGGCAagtccaaataaaaaatatacttcaaaaaggaatttgaaatctTTAGATTCTTTGAATGCAAATGATAACATGAATGCTTGCAGTTTTCCACCtgacaaaaaaaagaaaggaagctATCCTAGAAAAAGGACTGCAAAGAAATCAATCGGTAATATACAAAAGGAGTTAGATATTGTTGAAAGGCAGTGTTCAATCAAAAGTGGCTTAGTAACTtctgttaaaaaagaattaagtgaTACATTTGATTATAATGATGTCTTAAAgcataaaaaatctaatattaaagaaattgtatattttgATGATGGCACTGGTAAATTTATCCCGCTTATTAATGATGTTGATGCGTTGGAATCCTCAAGTATGAATATCACGAGAACATATGTTTCTATGATCTTTGAGGAAGAAACCTCAGTGGTGGATGAAGATACTGAATGTTTCAAAATTCCTTCCAAAATATCTATGAATAATTCggatgcaaatttaaaaaacacttccAATAATTCTTCTAGTAATGCCATATTTCAGCCTAGGTTGCAACCAGATAATCTTGTTCAAAATATTCTGGATAAGGGTATTTGTGAATCTGAGTGCTTACTTCAGTTAAATACTTCACATACCATTGACTCAAacattccaaatattaaaaaagaacctCAGGATTTTTCTAATAGTTCTGTTGAAATGTGTTCAGTGGACAAAATGAGTTCTGAATCATTAGCATCTGATTCACTCGGTTCAAATACTGCAACTCAAAGAGCAATTCAGTCTGAGTCATCAAGTATTCATACTTCTCTAAATTCTGACAGCTCTGGTGCAAATGTAGAAAAACTTGCTATTcctgttattataaaaaaagaacctatagattttcaagaaaatgaaaatctaaataaaagtGTATCAAAATCTGAAAGTTTCTGTCAGTTAAATGCTTCACATACCATTGACTTAAacattccaaatattaaaaaagaacctgaacatttttctaataattatgttGAAATGTGTTCAGTGGGCAAAATGAGTTCTGAATCTGTGAATAGAAGTAAAACAGTGGAATGCTCCGAGTCATTAGCATCTGACTTACTCAGTTCAAATACTGCGACACAAAAAACGTTCCAATCCGACTCATCAAATATTCATACTTCTCAAAATTCTGATAAATCTGATGTAAAGGCAAATAAAAATActgcttctaattttaaaaaactggagCCTGGAGGTTTAAAAACAAATAGTAGTGCCATATTGCGTGACATTTATCGTAACattaataaactacaaaaaaaggATAAAGCTTTGGAATCTATAAATGAGTTAGCTAAAACTTACGTAAATGATTGTCATTCTGAATCGTCagttttaaattcagatattatTGAATTATCTTCAGATGATGATAATTCAAAGACACATGATGTAGCTATTCCTCAATTTAGAACTTCTGTCTTAGGATGTGGGCCAGAGTTAAGTGAAAGTAATTCTAGAAGCAATAGGCAGGTTTCTGCAATCAAATCTGAATCTATTCAAGGTAAAAATTATGATTTGCCTTCTCGTACTTCTGAATCTATTCAAGATAAAACTTGTGAATTACCATctgttattttatcatataatcaaataaagaaagaacCAGGAGTACCACCAGATATggttaataaaagaaagaaaagaaagacttCTACCCTTAAGGTACAGACATTTCCAAAGACATATGATATTATTGAATTATCTTCAGATGATGATAATTCAAAGACATATGATGTAGCTATTCCTCAATTTAGAACTTCTGTCTTAGGATGTGGGCCAGAGTTAAGTGAAAGTAATTCTAGAAGCAATAGGCAGGTTTCTGCAATCAAATCTGAATTTATTCAAGGTAAAAATTATGATTTGCCTTCTCGTACTTCTGAATCTATTCAAGATAAAACTTGTGAATTACCATctgttattttatcatataatcaaataaaaaaagaaccagGAGTTCTACCAGATATggttaataaaagaaagaaaagaaagacttCTACCCTTAAGGTACAGACATTTCCAAAGACATATGATATTATTGAATTATCTTCAGATGATGATAATTCAAAGACATATGATGTAGCTATTCCTCAATTTAGAACTTCTGTCTTAGGATGTGGGCCAGAGTTAAGTGAAAGTAATTCTAGAAACAATAGGCAGGTTTCTGCAATCAAATCTGAATCTATTCAAGGTAAAAATTATGATTTGCCTTCTCGTACTTCTGAATCTATTCAAGATAAAACTTGTGAATTACCATctgttattttatcatataatcaaataaaaaaagaaccagGAGTTCTACCAGATATggttaataaaagaaagaattcttcTACCCATAAGGTACAGACATTTCCAAAGACACATGATATTATTGAATTATCTTCAGATGATGATAATTCAAAGACATATGATGTAGCTATTCCTCAATTTAGAACTTCTGTCTTAGGATGTGGGCCAGAGTTAAGTGAAAGTAATTCTAGAAGCAATAGGCAGGTTTCTGCAATCAAGTCTGAATCTATTCAAGGTAAAAATTATGATTTGCCTTCTCGTACTTCTGAATCTATTCAAGATAAAACTTGTGAATTACCATCTGTTATTTTATcatacaatcaaataaaaaaagaaccagGAGTTCTTCCAGATATggttaataaaagaaagaaaagaaagacttCTACCCTTAAGGTACAGACATTTCCAAAGACATATGATATTATTGAATTATCTTCAGATGATGATAATTCAAAGACATATGATGTAGCCATTCCTCAATTTAGAACTTCTGTCTTAGGATGTGGGCCAGAGTTAAGTGAAAGTAATTCTAGAAGCAATAGGCAGGTTTCTGCAATCAAATCTGAATCTATTCAAGATAAAACTTGTGAATTACCATctgttattttatcatataatcaaataaaaaaagaaccagGAGTTCTACCAGATAGggttaagaaaagaaagaattcttcTACCCTTAAGGTACAGACATTTCCAAAGACACATGATATTATTGAATTATCTTCAGATGATGATAATTCAAAGACATATGATGTAGCTATTCCTCAATTTAGAACTTCTGTCTTAGGATGTGGGCCAGAGTTAAGTGAAAGTAATTCTAGAAGCAATAGGCAGGTTTCTGCAATCAAATCTGAATCTATTCAAggtaaaaattatgatttgtcTTCTCGTACTTCTGAATCTATTCAAGATAAAACTTGTGAATTACCATCggttattttatcatataatcaaataaaaaaagaaccagGAGTTCTACCAGATAGggttaagaaaagaaagaattcttcTACCCTTAAGGTACAGACATTTCCAAAGACACATGATATTATTGAATTATCTTCAGATGATGATAATTCAAAGACATATGATGTAGCTATTCCTCAATTTAGAACTTCTGTCTTAGGATGTGGGCCAGAGTTAAGTGAAAGTAATTCTAGAAGCAATAGGCAGGTTTCTGCAATCAAATCTGAATCTATTCAAGGTAAAAATTATGATTTGCCTTCTCGTACTTCTGAATCTATTCAAGATAAAACTTGTGAATTACCATctgttattttatcatataatcaaataaaaaaagaaccagGAGTTCTACCAGATATggttaataaaagaaagaattcttcTACCCTTGAGGTACAGACATTTCATTATCAAGGGAATGAAAGAAATTCTTCAGGTGGCAATTTGAAAGAAGTTTGTTTATCAAATGAAAGAGAGacttcattttcagttttgaatgtTGATAAAAGACCAAAGATAGAAAACTCTCAACGTACCAGTTCTTCTCGGAATGAATCAACTTTTGTAGAAACAAGACCATTACCAACTGCTTGTAGAGCAAATGCAACTTTCAAAAGTCAAGGTATGGCTGGTGCtgtaaaaagttttgtttcttcAATTACTTCTGTCAGTACGAAAAAAACAGTTAAGAATAGTTCTGAAAGTAAGAGTAATTCCTCAAATTCTAATTCACTTCATTTGAGGAGCAAAATTAATAATGATCTAGAAGATGATTTAACAATAACAACTGATGATTCCTTTAAGAACTTATTAGATCTTAATACATCAGAATTTActgataaaaaatcattaaaagaatataaaaagtgtGCTAATACTCATATAGATAGTTCTAAAACGCTGGAAAACCAGAAAAATTTGAATCTCATAGAAGTAAAACCTGAAGTAACTGCAGAACACAATATTTCAtcagatgaaatttcttttattgtatctGAACAGGATGATATTTCTAATCAAACTTCAGTTTATGACACTTCAAGTAATTCTAGATCTGTTGCACCTAATAATATTGCTGCTTCTTTTCAGTGCAGTTCTCCAATAAATTTATCATCTCCTGTTcatgaaataatggaaaattcTGTGGATATCTCTGATTCCATCAGTTTAAAAGAATCTGATCTTTTGgctaattttaagaagaataactTAAAGTTTTGTAAGCATCCATATCCAGGTAATATTCCATTCTATAAAAGGAAACCATATACTGGATGTTATTTTAGGTATGATAAAGAAATCTCGAATATAACAGTTGAAGATATaggaaaaaagttaaaagaagcCGAGAATCAGGCACCTGAAGATCCAGCTGATGGAAGAAAGCTGGATTTTAATTCTCTTATTCCGGAAGAAGTAGAGTGTTACTATCGAGTTTTGACAGCAGAACCTTCTAAGACATTAATTTCCAAATATCTCCAAAAATCTACAGTTTCTGCAAGGAATTGTAATTATCTAGATGAAGTCATATGCCTTAGCTCTCCTAGAACTGAAGATAATGCATCTTCTGTATCTGAAACACCTAAAAAAGTTTTTGCTGATACAGCTTCAGCAAGAAATTGTAATTCTGTAGACGATGTCCTGTGCATTTTTAGTTCTCCTAGTATAGAAAATAGTGCATCTTCTGTATTTGAAGTATCTGCAAAAGTTTCTGCTGATAAAAGTGTTGACCAAGATGCAAATGAATCTTTGGAAACTAATAAAACCTTTATTACTTCTTTATCAGAACAGGATAAAGAACTTGGTTCTACTTTTACAAATGATGTAATCTTCCAAAAGGGGACCattaattctttatcaaaaaatgtaaaaaattctcAGCAGTTAAAGCCATTATGCAATAATGCAAATGTTCCTGgagtttcagaaataaataataaactccaAATAGACTCTCATGAAAATATAACTAAAGGTCCAGAATCCATTTCTGAAATAAGTTCTGCAGCTGAACAAATAAACTTACTTCCATCTGTATCAGCTGTAAAAGTTTCTACTTGCACAAATATTTTCCCAAGTAATAATAGTAAGCAGtcaaataaaattgattcatCTAATGAAATGCCAGAAGGTACATTGTCTAAAATTGATGATAGTATGTTAGACAATGAGAAGTCAGATTTATCTACCAGTATGCAGAAAATCTTGAATGCCAACCTTCCTTGTGAAGTTTTATCTTCAGATATGACACCAAACAACAAGCTGGTATCACTGATAGATAAGGCTGACAGTTTTATATCACCAACTTCTGAAGTTGAGTCTTTTGTAAGTAAAAGTAATtatcattctgaaaatataaatgatgaatCGTTAAAAGAAATTCCATGTGATTCAAATAATCCAGTCTTGCCAATGAAACATTGTTCTGTTATTAATTCAATCCATGAACAATCATTTACTGAATTTAATGTGGTACATTCAGTGCAGCAAACTTCATCAAACCTAAATAACTTAACAAGTcaattatcaaaatcattttctgaTAATCCCGAACACCTTTTAATACCTGGAATTTCAGAAAATGCAACATCAGAATCTTCTATAAACACTCAAATTGAAGAACAGTCCTCAAGGCAGTTATCTTTGCAAGTTAATGAATTATGCCATTCTGAGAAGGATGACAATTCTCAAACAACACCATCAGTATCAAATACAGTTAATGATTCTCTTTTAAGAAAGCTAAATTTACATACTTCTGAACTTCGTAAAATACTAGAAACTGTTAATATTCATCCTTCTCCAGAATGTAGTAAACCTAATTTGTTAAACTTCAAAGAAACATATCAATATGACCATACCCGACATTCTTATGTTTCACCTCAACATGTTGTGGATTATGGGCATGGCATTTCAATGAGTCGtggtgaagaatatttttattatgatagaGAACCTCTTATTAAGATCCCTATTGTACACGATTATGGTCATAAATCTGTTAAGGATTTAGATATTGATAATTTGGATACTACAAATAAAGAAACTGTGTCTACAACAATAAAAGCAAGACATGAAGTTTCAGGTAATACACCTATTTGTTCTAAATCTGATTTAACacctgaaaataataaagataattttaataaaaattctgaattgcCAGTTCAATCATCCTATGAGCAGCAACCTAGAGAATCTGAACAAAAAGATGAAATGAAAGAATCAGCTACTCAAGATCAAGATGTACCAAATGTAAAACCTAAGTATATAACGCGGTTTCAAAGAGTCATGGCAAGGGTGTCCTCAAAAAAGTCATCCAAAGCCGAACCCAACAATCTGTTAACAGATTGCTTTCCTTTGAAATCGTCTAAAAAGAGACCATGTATCAGAAAACCTATGGCACTTGTACCGCCGTCCAATCAAAAGTCTACTAAGAATCCACCAAAAcggaaaaaaattgttcatttggATAACAATCCTTTATCCTTGAcagattctaaaaataataaaaaaacgaaaaaatgtaagaaaaataaaagtactaGTAGAAGCAAAAAATCCACAAAATCTCCACCTAGAAATAAATCTATAAGCGATTTATCAACTTTATTTCGACCTGATAAAATAGTTAAAGCAGAAGCAAAAGAAGAGTCTTCTAGTAAAAGTAATTCTGTCAAAACTAATGAAAGCCATGGCCGTCGTGTTTATGGTAGAGTTACTAATCGTGGTAGTTTTTTGACACAGTCCTCTATAAATCAGCCTCCAAAACCTATTGGTAAAAGAGGTATAAATATGAGGAAAATTACTAAAGTTCTTCCAGATGAATTACATTCAATGATTCATTCTCCAAAGATTGATATTTTTCCAACGAGTAAGAATATTCCTACTTGCTCtgataaattgtttaaatctgttaatagaaTAGGAGGATCAACTTCATTCATTGCATCAGCTAGTAAAACAACCGTAAGtactaaaactaattttaattcttctagCTCGGTTTTTAAATCGCTGCTTCCAAACCCAATTATGAGACCACCACATAAGGATCCTAGAACTTTGAAAAGTGTGTCACCTGATATTACTTGCCAGTCTCTAAATGATTCTTCCAACTTTCTTATTAGTCCTAATGTGCCGACTATTTTTCCAAATGTTCCatcaaaaaaaagttatcttCCATGTAATTCACCACTGCTTCCAAATCCAGAAATTAGGCCAGAAAGTCCTCTAATAAGTAGAAGAACCTTACTTCCCACTCCTCAAATTGGATTTAACAAAACTGTCACAGATAATGAAGGATGGTTTACTTCTATTCATGCTCATGCTCAGAACTATTCAAATCCTTATAGAAGTATTCCAGTCAGAGATTTTGAATCAGGTGTTTCTCTAACAACCGATTCACCATCTGCTTTTGGttcatctaataattttaatgttcagCCTTCTAGTTTGACTGAGCAATCATCTCCTAGTATTGCGGGTGATGTTCATATATCTAATCGTAGTGCTCATCATAGACATTCTAGAACTCGTCAAACTAAATGTGTTTGTTTACCACCAAAATCATTAAAAGCATCTATTGGGAATGCCGTATTTGACACAGCAGATGTGCTTTTGTTGATTTTAGAGTGGAATGTGGATTGGTTAGTTCAACAACAAAAGAATCATGATCCTCCTCCAATatctacatatattaaaaaagttgtaaatacatatgaagattttgatgaatattataatacatatttaccTCTAATGCTTCTTGAAACTTGGCAAAGGATTTATATGTCTTGGACTAGTCTAAATCAAGCAGCATCTCCATACTTTTGTGAAGTAACATCTTATTCCATCGAGTGTAATTGTATAAAAGTACAATGTCAGGCAATATTTAAGAGTTCTGATGCTGAAAGAGGACTAGTTCCTGAAGAAGGCAATATTATAATGGTAAAATTTGGAACTAAAGAAAAGggaggtattaaaatatttgggtATATTAGAGATGTTAAAATTGTACCATTTGATTCATCTATGAGTgcctcttttaaatatttaaaatattcatctggAGAAAGTTTACAGATGCTTTTATTGACATTTTCTGGTGCATATTCATCAGATGATTTTGATACAAATCAATTGATTCGTATTCAAATTCTCTATAATATTAAGTCTACCCTAAAGCAAAATGAGGCTTTACTGAATCTTAAAAACTCTCCactgtataaaaacattttaaatccacTAACTGATGGCTTGCGAATCGTAACTTTGAAGATTCGTAATACAGACCCAGTAAAGGATAATGCGTCTCAGTGTGTGAGGGATATTGTTAAAGGTATTTTATCTCCTCATCCTCTTCCACTTCTTACTGTAGCAAAAACATTGCTTTCATTTGATCATTATTTAATTCTTCCTTCTCTTATTGAAATGATGAAGAACTCCTACAGAACAAAAGTTTTACTGTGTACACGTACTTCTAAAGCACTTACGGACATTGGTATCACTCTTTGTGGAACATCAATTAAATTTGTCGTCTTGGGAAAAAAGTCCGATATCCATCAGAAATTgagaaaatatcttttagaagAAGTTGCAAATAAAAAACTGAGCAAAGAATCAAGTGAAGATGCTCTAATTAATGAAGATACAAGAAACAGTTTGTTGGTGAATATTAAAttggatatattaaaaaattgtgatgTAATTTTATCACTGATACGCAACTGTCATAATGAGTTAGTTGCAGAGGCTTATGCGGATGGAGACAGCATTGCACGGATGTGTTGTATAATTGATGAGGCCGGTGCATGTACTGAACCAGAAATTTTAATACCACTTTTGTATGGCATTAGTAAATTAATCTTGATAGGTGATACTGATGTTCCTGCAAAAGTCTGCTCAAAGGCTGCTGCTAATTTTGGTTATAATAGATCATTGTTTCACAGGGCATATGAATTGGATCTTGCATATGAATAA